The Eleutherodactylus coqui strain aEleCoq1 chromosome 13, aEleCoq1.hap1, whole genome shotgun sequence genome includes a window with the following:
- the LOC136588261 gene encoding uncharacterized protein, producing MYPEYPILAKIYTIPKVHKDIQRPPGRPIVSGRGSLFNNVSRFLDVILRQHATEATSYIKDTSDFLCKLERITVREEAILASFDVSSLYTIIQHEVGIAAVEFFLSRSTLPEECVNLVRTLLLMVLSNNFFLYCGKLYRQLQGTAMGSNMAPSYANIYMRYIEETRLCTSPAWAFAQVWWRYIDDVFLIWNGSMEQLKAFHEEINNLLPELKFTLSASDKSIQFLDVLIIKQGSGLVTDLYTKPTDRNNLLQYSSCHPPAMMRSLPWSQMLRVRRVVSDEFFDDRLEAMCRKFAARGYPQDLLSKQTHRVKQIARTSILSPSKSNKATMKRIPFVSTYGAHSGEICSILNKHWHVLARSHPDIVEFTDPPMMAYRRARNLKDRLVCTSSPGPSGSIQRTLAPIKNGNFPCLGCASCHNMVKGDSFAHPRTGKRFRIRGWYSCWSAFVVYLISCPCGLQYVGQTTTEVRKRMSNHKSNIRTRKLDLPIPRHFEDHNHSISQFRFMVIDSVERDERGGDRERRLKLLEAKWIFRFLWVMQFPMSGATLYKITE from the exons ATGTATCCTGAATAtcctattttggccaaaatttaTACAATACCGAAAGTCCACAAGGACATACAACGCCCTCCAGGTCGACCCATTGTATCAGGGAGGGGGTCTCTGTTCAATAATGTCTCCCGTTTTCTTGATGTTATATTGAGACAGCATGCCACAGAGGCTACATCATATATTAAGGACACATCTGACTTTTTGTGTAAACTTGAACGTATTACTGTCAGAGAGGAGGCCATTTTGGCCTCTTTTGATGTATCATCGTTATACACAATTATTCAGCATGAGGTCGGCATAGCGGCAGTGGAATTTTTTCTGTCTCGGTCAACTTTACCTGAGGAATGTGTTAATTTGGTGCGTACACTGTTATTGATGGTGTTGTCTAAcaacttttttctgtactgtggcaaGCTGTACCGGCAGTTACAAGGGACTGCGATGGGGTCTAATATGGCCCCTTCGTATGCAAACATATACATGCGGTACATTGAGGAAACGCGTCTTTGTACCTCCCCAGCCTGGGcctttgcccaggtctggtggAGGTACATTGACGACGTGTTCCTCATTTGGAATGGCTCAATGGAACAACTAAAAGCGTTCCATGAAGAAATAAATAATCTTCTTCCTGAATTGAAGTTCACCCTTTCTGCATCGGATAAATCTATCCAGTTCTTGGATGTTCTGATTATAAAACAAGGATCCGGTCTAGTAACGGATTTGTACACTAAGCCCACTGACCGTAATAATTTATTACAATACTCGAGCTGCCACCCGCCGGCCATGATGAGATCTCTACCCTGGAGTCAGATGCTCAGGGTCCGGCGGGTGGTTAGTGACGAATTTTTCGATGACAGATTGGAGGCTATGTGTAGAAAATTCGCTGCTAGGGGATATCCACAGGATCTGTTAAGTAAACAGACGCACAGGGTGAAGCAGATAGCTCGGACGTCGATTCTTAGTCCTTCAAAAAGTAACAAGGCCACCATGAAACGCATCCCGTTTGTGTCCACTTATGGAGCCCACAGTGGGGAAATCTGTTCTATATTGAACAAACACTGGCATGTTCTGGCGAGGAGCCACCCGGACATCGTGGAGTTCACTGATCCACCCATGATGGCGTATAGGCGGGCACGGAACTTGAAAGACCGTCTTGTTTGCACGTCTTCCCCTGGTCCCAGTGGCTCAATACAGAGAACATTGGCACCTATAAAAAACGGTAACTTTCCTTGCCTTGGTTGTGCGTCATGCCACAACATGGTTAAGGGGGATAGTTTTGCACATCCAAGGACAGGTAAAAGATTTCGGATTCGTGGATGGTACAGTTGCTGGTCTGCGTTTGTGGTGTATTTAATCAGTTGTCCATGCGGCCTTCAATACGTGGGACAAACAACCACGGAGGTTCGGAAACGCATGTCAAACCACAAAAGCAACATTAGGACCAGAAAACTCGACCTCCCCATTCCCCGACATTTTGAAGATCACAACCATTCGATTAGTCAGTTTCGATTTATGGTTATCGATTCGGTTGAGAGAGACGAGAGGGGGGGAGACAGGGAACGGAGGTTGAAGCTATTGGAGGCCAAATGGATTTTCAG gttcCTTTGGGTGATGCAGTTTCCCATGTCCGGTGCTACATTgtataaaataacagaataa